The genomic stretch AAGGCCTGGTGCGCTCTGGCCCGAAAGCAGCGTTAACCATGTTGCGAAGGGCATGGTTAAGCAACCCTTAATTGCACTTGACTCTTGGTCCCGACCGGCTCTTAAATTAGTCAGGGATGATATATCGGGATATTGACGCGAATTTGTGAGTATCGCGGCGAAATCTCTCTCTGTAGCTCCTCGATGTCGGTGCTTTGAGAGATAATTGTTGGGTAGTTCCTGTGCGAAGATTCGCACGCCCCAATGGTCGCTACGTATCCCACAAATTCCGCCAATAGAGCGATCGGTCTTGGGCAGTCGCATCGAGTTCGATGCGCAGTGGCGACGCTTTGACTTCCGCGGGAAGTTCAGGCGATGGGAGAACAAACATGAAAAACTATGCGGCAAGTGCACTTGCAATCGCGTTCGCTTTGGGCGGAAGCGCAGCGTTCTCGATTCCGGCAGGCGCCGGCTCGGCAGCCGCTACGGATCCCGTTCAGACGAGCAGCGCCGCGTCGGCGTTCGGATCCTATGATCCCTACGGCGACTTCAGCGCCGACAAGACCGCCAGCATCGAGGAGTTGTTCCTGCCTTGGGAAGACGTCGATCTGGCGACCCTGCCCTTGGCCGATGCCTATGCCCTTCAGCGAAACCGGTCGCTCTTGATCACGATCGAGCCTTGGACCTGGTCGAAGGACTGGCGCATCACGCCTAACGAACTGCGCGATGGCATATTGAGCGGCAAATATGACGCCAACATGCAGGCAATCTGCAACCTGGTGGGGGCCATGAAGAGCCCCGTCACCATTCGCTGGGCGCAGGAAATGGAAGACAAGAACGGCCGCTTCACATGGGCCAACTGGGCCCCCAAGGATTGGATCGCCGCCTACAAGCGCGAGGTCGATCTTTGCCGCAAGGCCGCTCCGGCCGCCAAATACATGTGGTCGCCCAAAGGCGAAGAGGGTCTGGAGAAATACTACCCTGGCGACGACTACGTCGACGTCATCGGCCTGTCGGTGTTCGGTCTGCAGACAAAGGACAATAACGAGGCCGGTCGTGACCGTACGTTCGCCGAGACGCTGAAGCCAGGCTATGACCGCGTCGCGGGTTTCAACAAGCCGATCGAAGTGGCGGAACTCGGCTATGTCGGGAAGCAGGAATATGTTTCGCAATGGGCGGCCGATTCCCGCAAGTCCTATTCGGAATTTCCGGCTCTGACGTCGGTCGTCTACTTCAACCAGAAGGAAGTGTGGCCATGGCTGGGCGGCTATGGGCTGCCCGACTGGAGGGTTACCCAGCATGTCCTGCCCTAAGCGTACTGTCTAAGTGCAAGCGTATGAACTGAGCCTAGCGTAAAATTGTTGGGGTGGGGTCGTGAAACGAGTACTGGGGAATTCCATTGGAACAGCATTTGCCTGTTCCATAGCAGTCCTGGCTTTCCAGCTTCCGGCGGGAGCCAAGACAGCGGCGCAAGTCGCAGAACTGGCCAGGCAGGCCGAAGCGGTGCCCGACGAAGGCATCTACCAGATGTATCAGAACCGCTCGTGGCTCTGGGGCCGAAACGGTGCGGGTTATTTTGCCGTGCAGCATCGTCAATTCAGCGCCTGGACTTCAGACAAGGGCAAGCTGGGTTACGGTGACGGGATCTGGTTCATTCCCGGAGGAGGCAAGCTCTGCTTCCGGGCGAAATGGCATGGCGCGGGGGGCGACTCCAATGCCCTCACCTGCTTCGAACATCGCCAGACCGGCCGGGTGCTCTACCAGCGCAAGTTACCGGATGGCGACTGGTACATCTTCAGGAGCTCGCATCGCAACCTGGCGGACGAGTTCATGAAATTGAAATACGGCGACTACGTCACCAAGAAAGAAAACCGAATCAAGGCAATGGAATAGGCATCGCCATTTGCCAGAAGCCGCTGGGCTAAGCCTTGCGCTCCCAGCGGCGGTCTGATGACTGCTGCCAGTAGGTCACGGCATGGCCGGCATCCTTCATCGTCTTCCAATGCACCCGGGCCGCCTCGACCTGGGCGGCGTCATGGCCGTCGAACAGGAATACGGCACGCTCGTAGCCGCTGAGTTCGGGCGGCATCGCGCCGTCGACCAGGAACCTTATCCTGGCCTCGTTGGGATTGCCGTCGCCGGTGGTCAACAGGATAGGCTGTTCACCGGGATAGGCCTCGCGGTCGGTCGCATGCGCCAGGAACGAATCGTCGCGGAAGGTCCACAGATGCTGGTCGAGCGCGTCACGCCGTTCCTCGGTGCCGGTCTGCACCACCGCGCGCCAGCCACGATCAACGCTGCGCTCGAGCAGGCCGGGCAGCGCCTCCTCCAGCGTCGATTCGGTCAGGTGGTAGAACAGCACGTCGGCCATGGATCAAGGTCAGCTTTCGTAGTGATCG from Mesorhizobium sp. NZP2077 encodes the following:
- a CDS encoding DNA polymerase III subunit chi, with protein sequence MADVLFYHLTESTLEEALPGLLERSVDRGWRAVVQTGTEERRDALDQHLWTFRDDSFLAHATDREAYPGEQPILLTTGDGNPNEARIRFLVDGAMPPELSGYERAVFLFDGHDAAQVEAARVHWKTMKDAGHAVTYWQQSSDRRWERKA
- a CDS encoding DUF995 domain-containing protein, with translation MKRVLGNSIGTAFACSIAVLAFQLPAGAKTAAQVAELARQAEAVPDEGIYQMYQNRSWLWGRNGAGYFAVQHRQFSAWTSDKGKLGYGDGIWFIPGGGKLCFRAKWHGAGGDSNALTCFEHRQTGRVLYQRKLPDGDWYIFRSSHRNLADEFMKLKYGDYVTKKENRIKAME
- a CDS encoding glycoside hydrolase family 26 protein, translated to MKNYAASALAIAFALGGSAAFSIPAGAGSAAATDPVQTSSAASAFGSYDPYGDFSADKTASIEELFLPWEDVDLATLPLADAYALQRNRSLLITIEPWTWSKDWRITPNELRDGILSGKYDANMQAICNLVGAMKSPVTIRWAQEMEDKNGRFTWANWAPKDWIAAYKREVDLCRKAAPAAKYMWSPKGEEGLEKYYPGDDYVDVIGLSVFGLQTKDNNEAGRDRTFAETLKPGYDRVAGFNKPIEVAELGYVGKQEYVSQWAADSRKSYSEFPALTSVVYFNQKEVWPWLGGYGLPDWRVTQHVLP